GCCATCGCGCGCTTTGCCGAGCGTTTCGACCTGCCGGTCATCTGCCAGTTCCGCCGTCAGATGCTGTTTAGCAGCGACCATCCGAACTATGCCGGCGACCTCGGCCTCGGCGGAAATCCCTCGATGATCAAGCTGATCCAGGAGAGCGATCTCGTCATCGCGCTCGGCGGCCGCCTCTCCGAGATCGCGTCGCAGAGCTACACGCTGTTCGACATCCCGCAGCCGAGCCAGCCCTTCGTCCACATTCATCCCGGCGCAGAGGAACTCGGCCGCGTCTATCAGGCGACGCTGGCGATCCAGGCAAGCCCGACGGCCTTCGCCGCCGCCGCCGAGGGCCTGCAGCCGCCGCAGACGCTCGCCTGGGCCGGCCGCGCCACCACCGCTCACGAGAGCTATCTCGGCTGGACCGGCAATCCCGCGCGCCTGCCGGGCAAGCTGCAGTACGGCGAGATCATGGCCTGGCTGCGCGACCGCCTTCCGGACAATTCCGTCATCTGCAACGGCGCCGGCAACTACGCGATCTGGGTGCACCGCTTCCTGCGCTTCAAGCAGTTCGGCTCGCAGCTCGCCCCGACCTCGGGCTCGATGGGCTATGGCACGCCGGCTGCAGTTGCCGCCAAGCGCATCAATCCGGAAAAGACCGTCGTCGCCTTTGCGGGCGACGGCTGCTTCATGATGAACGGCCAGGAATTCGCCACCGCCTGCCAGTACGATCTGCCGATCATCGTCATCGTCGTCGACAACGGCATGTACGGCACGATCCGCATGCATCAGGAGCGCGACTATCCGACCCGCGTCTCGGCTACCACGCTGAAGAACCCGGATTTCGCCGCGCTCGCCCGCGCCTATGGCGGCCACGGCGAGACGGTCCGCGAGACGGCGGAATTCGCGCCGGCCTTCGAGCGGGCGGTGGCCTCCGGCAAGCCGGCAATCCTCCACTGCTTCCTCGACCAGCAGGCGATCACGCCGACCACGACGATCGACGCGATCCGCGAGAAGGCCTTCGCCGCGAAGAAGTGACGCTCACCCGTTCAGATGACAGGCCGACAGCCGTCCTGGCGCGATCTCCCTCAGCGCCGGGATATCCGTCTTGCAGCGCGCCATGGCGAGCGGGCAGCGCGGATGGAAATGGCAGCCTGACGGTGGATTGAGCGGCGAGGGGATCTCGCCCTCGATCGGCTTGAACTGCCGCTTGCCGGTGTCCACCCGCGGCACTTCGGCGAGCAGTGCCTGCGTATAGGGATGGTTTGGCGTCGAGAACAGCTCTTCCGCCGGTGCCAGTTCGACGATCCGGCCGAGATAGAGGATCGCCACCCGGTCTGCGACGTGCCTGACCACGCCGAGATCGTGGCTGATGAACAGATAGGTGAGGCCGAAGTCCTCGCGCAGCTTCATGAACAGGTTCAAGACCTGCGCCTGGATCGACACGTCGAGCGCCGCCACGCTCTCGTCCGCGACGATCATCTTCGGCTTCACCGCCAGCGCCCGGGCAATGCCGATGCGCGCCCGCTGGCCGCCCGAGAACTGGTGCGGATAGCGCTTGGCATAGGCCGGGTCGAGCCCGACTTTGCGCATGAGATCAGAGAGATAGGCCTCAGCGTCGGCCTTCGCGACAATGCCGTGATAGATCGGCGCCTCGATGATCGCATCGCCGATCCGCATGCGCGGATTGAGCGACGACATCGGGTCCTGGAACACCATCTGCACCGCCAGTTCGGCCGCCCGCTTCTCCGCGCCGGAGAGCTTTTTGCGCTCCTTGTCCTGGAACAGGATGGAGCCCTCGCTCTCGTTCCAGATGCCCGCGATGATGCGGCCGAGCGTCGACTTGCCCGAGCCACTCTCGCCGACGAGGCCCAGCACTTCGCCGGGCATCACCTTCAGGTCGACATGATCGAGCGCATGGACCACCTCGCGCTTCGGACCGGCGCCGAGGAGCCCAGCCAGCTTGGCTGCCAAATCGGGTTCTTTCGAGAAGCGCTTGGAGACGCCGCGGGTTTCGATGA
This region of Phreatobacter aquaticus genomic DNA includes:
- a CDS encoding thiamine pyrophosphate-binding protein is translated as MRPDTVTRTGGQILVDQLVAQGADHCFCVPGESYLAVLDALHDAKCQVTICRAEGGAAMMAEAHGKLTGRPGICMVTRGPGATNASPGIHIAQQDSTPMILFVGQIERGMRGRDAFQEVDYTQLFGGMCKWVAEIDDAARIPEMVARAYATAMQGRPGPVVLVLPEDMLTESASVPDAPYVEAAETWPGNTDMMKLQKMLWAAQKPVLILGGSRWSAKATAAIARFAERFDLPVICQFRRQMLFSSDHPNYAGDLGLGGNPSMIKLIQESDLVIALGGRLSEIASQSYTLFDIPQPSQPFVHIHPGAEELGRVYQATLAIQASPTAFAAAAEGLQPPQTLAWAGRATTAHESYLGWTGNPARLPGKLQYGEIMAWLRDRLPDNSVICNGAGNYAIWVHRFLRFKQFGSQLAPTSGSMGYGTPAAVAAKRINPEKTVVAFAGDGCFMMNGQEFATACQYDLPIIVIVVDNGMYGTIRMHQERDYPTRVSATTLKNPDFAALARAYGGHGETVRETAEFAPAFERAVASGKPAILHCFLDQQAITPTTTIDAIREKAFAAKK
- a CDS encoding ABC transporter ATP-binding protein, with protein sequence MTTPIIETRGVSKRFSKEPDLAAKLAGLLGAGPKREVVHALDHVDLKVMPGEVLGLVGESGSGKSTLGRIIAGIWNESEGSILFQDKERKKLSGAEKRAAELAVQMVFQDPMSSLNPRMRIGDAIIEAPIYHGIVAKADAEAYLSDLMRKVGLDPAYAKRYPHQFSGGQRARIGIARALAVKPKMIVADESVAALDVSIQAQVLNLFMKLREDFGLTYLFISHDLGVVRHVADRVAILYLGRIVELAPAEELFSTPNHPYTQALLAEVPRVDTGKRQFKPIEGEIPSPLNPPSGCHFHPRCPLAMARCKTDIPALREIAPGRLSACHLNG